From Oryza sativa Japonica Group chromosome 4, ASM3414082v1, one genomic window encodes:
- the LOC4335295 gene encoding heavy metal-associated isoprenylated plant protein 27, which yields MGIVDVVSEFCSVPRTRRHLKKRKQFQTVEMKVRIDCEGCERKIKKALEDMKGVSSVEVTAKQNKVTVTGYVDAGKVMRRVAYKTGKRVEPWPYVPYDTVAHPYAPGAYDKKAPAGYVRNVVSDPSAAPLARASSTEVRYTAAFSDENPNACSVM from the exons ATGGGCATCGTCGACGTTGTCTCCGAGTTCTGCTCCGTGCCGAGGACTCGCCGACACCTCAAGAAGAGGAAACAATTCCAG ACAGTGGAGATGAAGGTGCGGATAGACTGCGAAGGCTGTGAAAGGAAGATCAAGAAGGCCCTTGAGGACATGAAAG GGGTGAGCTCGGTGGAGGTGACGGCGAAGCAGAACAAGGTGACGGTGACGGGGTACGTGGACGCCGGGAAGGTGATGCGGCGCGTGGCGTACAAGACCGGGAAGCGGGTGGAGCCATGGCCATACGTGCCGTACGACACGGTGGCGCACCCCTACGCACCGGGCGCCTACGACAAGAAGGCCCCCGCGGGGTACGTGCGCAACGTGGTGTCCGACCCCTCCGCCGCACCGCTCGcccgcgcctcctccaccgAGGTCCGCTACACCGCTGCCTTCAGCGACGAGAACCCCAACGCCTGCTCCGTCATGTAG